The genome window GAGAGGCTGGGGGAGGACCCCGAGACAAAGCAGGAAGCAGGAGGGGTCTGGCAGGTGCTGGACGGACGTACCTTGCCCCCCACCTAAGGCGCGGCCCTACCGAACGAGCCGCAGGCCCTCCACCGCCCCGGTGGAGACCGCCGTCACCACCAGGCCCGCGGTGACTACCCCGATCGCGATGGACGCCCACGCCTTACCCCGGGGGAGTCCCAGCAACCACGCGAGGAGGGTGCCCGCGTAGGCGCCCGTGCCTGGGAGGGGTACGGCCACGAACAGGGCAAGGCCCAGGATCTTGTACCGCTGCACGTAGGGCGTTCCCTGACGGCGGACCCGCTCCATCCGCCGCGCGATCCACCCGATCCGGGAGAGAAACCGGTGGTAGCACAGGTCAAGGGTGATCCACCCGGGGATGATGACCAGGAGGTTGGTGAGGGTGCAGAGGAGGAAGGTCTGGAGCGGCGGGTGGCCCTGCGCGAGGGCCACCGGGATGGCGCCCCGCAGCTCCACCCACGGCACCAGGCTCAGGGTCGCGATCCACCACAGGCTCATCTCCAGGCCTTCCGACGGTGCAGGCGCCGTGCGCGTCGCTCCATGGCCGCCGTATACCGGGCCTGCTCCTCGGGTGTTTCCGGCACGTACGGCGGGAGGGGACATGGCCTGCCCTCGGGATCCACGTGGACCAGGGTGACGAAGGTGGTGCACGTGTGCCACATAGCTCCGGAGAATGGGTCCTCTGCGCGGACCCACAGGCCCACCTCCAGGGAGCTGCGGCCCACGAAGTTCAGAGCGGCAAGCAGGTGGAGGATCTGCCCCACCCGCACGGGGTTCACGAAGTCCAGGGCGTCCACGGAGGCGGTCACCACGGGGCCCCGGGCGTACCGGATCGCCACGATGGCCGCGTGTTCGTCGAGGAGCATCATGAGGTTTCCCGCGAACAGGAGGTTGCCCGCCACCGCGTCCTCGGGGAACACCAGGCGGACGGACCGGGCCGCGTGACGGGTAGGGTGCGGGATCTCCGGGGGCGCGCGGTGGGCCGCGATGCGCGCTAGGCGTTGTTCCCGCCGCTTCCGGGCCGCCTGCAGGAGCCGCTCCTCCTCTTGGGTTTCCGCCACCACCCGAATGCCCACGGGCCGCGGCCGGCCCGCCTCGTCCACAGCTACGAAGGCGAGGTGGGCGGAGGTGGTGTGGCGCCGCACCTCCGCTTTCGGATCCTCCGCGTAAACCTCCACGTCCACCTCCAGGGAGGACCGTCCCACGTCCGTGACCAGGGCTTC of Armatimonadota bacterium contains these proteins:
- a CDS encoding small multi-drug export protein, which encodes MSLWWIATLSLVPWVELRGAIPVALAQGHPPLQTFLLCTLTNLLVIIPGWITLDLCYHRFLSRIGWIARRMERVRRQGTPYVQRYKILGLALFVAVPLPGTGAYAGTLLAWLLGLPRGKAWASIAIGVVTAGLVVTAVSTGAVEGLRLVR
- a CDS encoding acyl-CoA thioesterase; the encoded protein is MRTVHIPQTRAEMVQIVFPEHANDQGSLYGGRMMAWIATAGTLAASRLARGPVVLGAMDELDFLQPVRVGEVVTLEALVTDVGRSSLEVDVEVYAEDPKAEVRRHTTSAHLAFVAVDEAGRPRPVGIRVVAETQEEERLLQAARKRREQRLARIAAHRAPPEIPHPTRHAARSVRLVFPEDAVAGNLLFAGNLMMLLDEHAAIVAIRYARGPVVTASVDALDFVNPVRVGQILHLLAALNFVGRSSLEVGLWVRAEDPFSGAMWHTCTTFVTLVHVDPEGRPCPLPPYVPETPEEQARYTAAMERRARRLHRRKAWR